Below is a genomic region from Oreochromis niloticus isolate F11D_XX linkage group LG13, O_niloticus_UMD_NMBU, whole genome shotgun sequence.
TGTTAGTTTCTgagtttttcttgttctttatCACAGCGTGGTTTGTGGGAAAGTTGTGCTTTTAAACCTTGAATCAAGTATTAAAAGTTTAAGTAgcaaactgtatttttaatatGCACTGAGGATCATAAACCCATAAACCTCACCCTGCTAATAAGAGTACACTGTTACGTTTACACAGATGCACAACGTTGTGTTTCTTTACACTCCGATAGTCAGGACAGTTTGTTCCAGCTGGTATTTTTAATAAAGAATTATTTGGACAATGGACTGAAGTTGGTGTTCCCAAAGCCAACAAATGATTTCATGGGTTAAtgatgaaaatgtgtgtgtgtgtgtgtttacctcaGATCCGCCGCAGAAGACCAACTCCTGCCACTCTGCAGATCTACAGACAACCTGGCACAGGTGAGACAGAGGGAAAGAGGAAATGAGAAAGGGGCTCAGAGTGAGAGGTAGAGTGGGAGACGGGCTGctgaaaagcagcagctgtAATGGAACCTTTATTAGATTACTTTTGGTAAGTGATCTGAGCGTTTAGAGCGGGCTGATGGATGCCtacagagtgtgtgtttgtgctctaAGCTGTTATAAATCCCTCTACACGGGAACCGACTGATTGAATAATCAGGCTGATTCCATTCTGTGAGCTCAGCTCTGTGAGGCTGGTCCCATTACAACTGCACTGAGCTCTGCAGGCGCCCGATGTGGTTTTAAGATGCCATTTTGTCCATTTCTAAAGAAAGAGAAATCCCAAAAATGTTGcttaaaaggaaacaaaaaagccAGAGAGcgagacagacagaaacaacTTCAGTATCTTcaacacacagaaagaaatatTCTCAGGAGACGGCAGCCACAAATCAATTCACAGAATATTTCGATTTTGCTGTGCATGATTGGCTATGCTATGCACAAAAAGAATCTAAACCTCATGATTTTCAAATCTTAGTTAAAGAAAgggctgttttcatttttaaacctTGGTTATTTTTCActccttcctctttttcttgCAAATGACACTCAAAACACAACAGTGAGAGTCTCGAGAGAGTCTGCACATAATTCTAAATGTTTTATGATCTGTGGTATTATCATGAATATTCTTTTTAATCTCGCCATTTTCATTAACCAATTATGACCTAAAACCACTTTAAATTTGTAGTTCTTCCTAATTTTCAGTCAGTACACCTGATGGTCTGTAGGAGGAGAAGCAGCTGGCAGCTGTGAAAGCAAGAAGCAACCACATGCTTCCAAATAAGGTCACCGGGACAGGAACCGCAGACCTAATGTTCTGAATTTGCTAATTAGTTTCAATATTTTTCTACTCTTTGAAATGATGACAGATATTTTTCACATTaagttacaaaaaaaccccaaaacattacTGTGGCTGCAGTTTGCATGCCAAAGTGTTCTTACGCAACACTTTGGCATGCAAACCCTGAGTTACTCCTGATGCgttcagagtgtgaatgttagatagaaaatACTTctgtgcttgtatgaatgtgtgtgtgaatgggtgaatttGCCCTGTTACATACATCTTTTTGACATATGCTTTCCCTAGCtgcttaccctaaccatcaaaaatgaatgcctaaccattacctaattgtaaccctgacactaaaaccacattttgagcctcaaaaatgccttcaaactcgtAAGGACAGGCATTTTGTCCCCATAGgtgactgttggtccccacaagtatagtaggaTGTCATCTGAAACATTCACACTGAGCTCAGGTTTTTGAATCTCACAATCTATTTTGGGTGTATTAATTTTGTATGTTTGTAATTTCTTCTTATTGTCAGCAGCtgccaaaacacaacaaccaaCAACAGACGTTAATGAGTCCAATATCTATAATAGGTCTCAGGTTATCAGTTCCACAGCAAATTGTAGTTCATGCTGACTTAATCTCACCAACTTTCTAAATGTGTATTAATCTAAAGATTAAAAACATCCCTGGCTAATAAcatgctttattttttaatgataaaaGTTCCAACCTAAAGAAGCAGAGACGTTTTGGTGTAGATATTCATCTCTTAGCTGATGACATTTGTCAAGCAGCTGGTGAGACACTTGTTCCTttgtttaagataagataatcaCCTGCAGGTGAAACATGGGCGCAGGGCCCTGAGGAGTCCCCGTTCCAGAGAATCTGAGAATCAGTGCTTGTTACAACTCCTGCAACATATCGAGGTCAGGTTACAAACCGTGATGCACTGGTCAAACAATAAAACTGTTCTTTATTCTGCAAGTGTTACTGGAGTGAACTTACTGAAGTTTTTTAGATGCATGTTCTTCTCTGTGCACCATGAaagtaggtgaagttgtgccagaaatcTCTGTTACATTTCTTTAACAGTTGTTAGCGAGTAAACcaagtgattaaaaaaatgctaCAAAGCCAAAAGACTGCAAAGGACTACAAAATGAGACAGAAGCAAACGTCAAAAAGGGGGAAATGACTAGAATGAGATTCTAAACAGAccatagaagaagaaaacacGAGATGGGCAGAAATAAGCCTCTTTTCAGGAACCTGGGAAGAGTCAGGGCATTTCCGACACAGGGACCGGAGTCAAAATGAATTCTGGAAGAATTATTTAACCCACAAGTTGCAGAAGAGTCACTAATATTTTATAAAAATTTAGGAACTTTAGGAGTGGCGATTGCAGCACTACTGTGTTTTCTCACAGACTTTTATACAACCAGTCTTGTTTTTGCAAACAAAGAAATCGCCCCCTACTGGTCATTAGTAGGAATGCAGGTTAAAAGCGCTGCGATCCAGAAGCTACTTTTGTACTTTCTGCGTTTATACCAAATCTGTCACAGTGGCCATCGTAACACACACGCCTTAAATTTCAGATCTGGatgctacatccatcttttgtatacagtctgtggtttcAGTGAGCATGAGGATGAGTCAGCAGTGGTGGCCACCCGgagaaataaaatattattttctaaATTGCACACAGACCTGCAGCCCTGACACAGACTGAGGACAGAGATGGAGACAGCTGAGATGTAACCCACGTGGAGAAACAGTCATTACTATTTTAGCAGAATCATTTGCACAAACCTTTTCAGGCTTTACGAGTGCAGtggaaacacaagcaaacagcaGAATAGGAACCTTTTAGCTTCTTGTAACAGGTTCCTGGCACCAAAAGCTTTTGGTGCTTTCAGTGGGAATGTGGCTGTTGAATCAAAGCAGACACAGAAATACAAAAGCTGAAACGTTAAAAGAATAACATGAAAAACTGCCAAGAGATGCAAATCAACCAAAACAAGATGCACAACAGAAACAGAGgtaaagcaataaaacaaaatacagatGCCATTATtgacaaataaaaatgatactttaaaatgtgttatttataCCATATTGATATTTCAACTCATCAATAATATCATAACAGTAACTGTTCTTTCTGTTAATTTGTGATTAAAGTTTTATGtttgccaaaaataaataattaaataaaataactaattatTTTCTCTACAGATTAAATTTTCTATAGATAGCAATGACAAGTTTTGACCACAGTAATGATGCAGTAAAAATCTGACAGCCAAAAGTAGGTgcaaaaataatagaaaaagaTCCGAGCAGACGGTGAAGAAACAACCACAGAGACTCAAAACTGAATTGTTTTGCACCTTTGCACCTCCTCCCATGTGGGTGTATTGTAACTGCATGCATACTGGGTGAGGGGCCTTTTACGTGACCAGGGGCCCATTCTCTCATATTCCCTCCATGCCTGTAAGGGCGATCAATACTGATTAACACAACCAGCTCTAGTACATGTTGCACTGGGAAGCGTACAAACTGCAGCTGTGCTGTTTTTGAAGTGGATCACAGCTTGGCTTCAGGCCACAGAGGAAGCCAAATTACTAAAACCCGCTACCCATTACCTATGGTGTGAACTAGCTGGCAGACCCCGCCCCCCATGAGAACTGTTAATGCCAGCATTCACACTACTGAGCTGGAAACCTGTtaataagaaaacaaagaatcaAAAGAAAGAGGTGAGGTTATGGCAAATGGATTTAAGGATAAACGTGCTCACTTGCTGCTGTTTTATCTCTCCTGCAGATGTTGGAGATCAGCACAATGCCAGTGGAGACTCACAGGTTTGTATAGATGGTTGTAAATGCACACAGATACAGGGAAAAGAGAAACTCAGCAACAGGTAAAAATTCGTcagatgaaaataataataatcttctCTGTAtaagcaaaatttaaaaaaaaaaaagaccttcaCAATGTTAATGACTGATAAAGTACTACAAAAAATGATTACTGCAagttacatttctttttcacatgactgtaatcAGTCTCATCTataacagaaatgcaaaaatCTTTAaggttttcagtcattttatgaaaaaaggaatttaaaaataCTAACTATAAAAATTAGACAATCTTTAATAAATCTagaaaaaatctaattttgaTTTTGTATTACTGTTTCAAACTATCACTTTAACATCATAGTATAGATGAACTGGAGGCAACCCATTACAATGAAGTGATTATAgtcaaggtgttttttttcatccttttaaaaacatattcatGTTTCAAACCATTTGACTGTTAGCCATGGTTCACTGCAAAAAATAATGTATTGATTATTGAATGAAAACTAACAATATAATCAAAGTCCATATTTCCACATATCTCATCAGTGAGAATTCACCaattactgtaaaaaaatattGGAATTTTTATGATTAAAGATGCAGGACAGCAGATAAATAGATATGGTTGGACTCCACTCGGTCATTTGACCGTTAGAGGAGAATTTTCTGGAGCTTTAAACTTTTGTCACAACgatgattttattttcttttgctctgCAGGCTTCAGAGTCCTCTCAGAGGAAGCAGAGCACCTATGCCCCACCCTCCATGAAAGGTAAATACACAGCTGGTTTCAGCCCCATCTCCATTTAattacaacaaacaaacaaacaaaatgtgtataatgtctattaaAGGCATAAAAGCTCAATTTTCCCTCGAGGAGAGGATTATGAGGATTTATGTGGTGCATCACAAGCCCCAGTGCTATCTATTGTTTTAAAAGCCTCATTTTTCCTATAATTAAAACACCAACGAGATGCACCAGAAACAACAAAGACACCAGAATGTGCATTAaaacaataatgaaaaaaatgtagcATTACTAATAGAAAAGTAAAAATTCTACATGGTTAATGAGGTGCAACAGCGTTTGTGTTTGTAGTCTATGAAAaggcacagaaacagaaataaaagcatCTACTGTTGATGTTTTTTATAAATCAATTACACATCTTTGACTCAGAAGAGCTTAAAGTTCTGGATAATTAGCAACAGACTCTCGATTGTATCTCTTTGGCATCATCAAAATCAGTCTGATTTGAGCAAGACTGAGCCGACAATCAGCATGTTGTTAGAACATGTTATCCAACTGGCAATATTCAATAACTAACACATGATTTATAGTCAGAATAAGAGCTACAAACTTGTCCTTATGCGTGTCTTTTCGTTCAGTCTATTGATTTGATTTTCTACAAAATTTCGATATGATATCCTCTAATGGCTGCAATGTCATTGCTTGCAGCTGTGTACACACCAGTCTCTTCCCTCCTCTCTTAAGTTTCGCGCTATCTGTATGTTCTGCCTTTAGGATGGAagctctgtttgttttgcttcacATATTTGTTGTTCTTAAGATTTCCTTTCTTTAGTCTGAGTTTCGGCCTTGTTTGTTCTTTAGCCTCTGGCCCTGTTTTTCCCAGCCTGTGATCTGATTTCCAGCTGGCAGCGTGACAGAGAGAAGATAGTCAGGGTTACTTCTAATGGCTTGTCTTTTTTCCTCTATTTCCTCTCATATATATATCTCCTGCCACAGTGGTGGGTGTTTATACTAAAGGGAATCaggcaggggttttttttttttttttaaaaaaaaaaagaagaatccTCTGAGGGCTCATTTTCAGACGGCTTTTTCTAGTCTTGGTTCGGGATGAGAGCACATGTCCCCAGGAAGATGGAGACAGCTCTGGGTGTTCAAACTTCTACTTATGAGGAGAAGCCAATGACAAAATCTAGAGGAAGGGTGGgtttaaaagcaaagaaagcCAAAACAACCTGGTTCAgacagaagaagatgaagataGGGTCCCAGCACAACATCAATAAAAATGATTCTGAACTGTTAATCATGTAATTCTAGAGTCCAAGATTACAGAATTATGGAGCTGGAACTGAGCAGAAGAGGTCCTCTTTAAAGTATGGATGGATTAATAACCACTTATCTCAAatatatctccaaaagttgattctgttcatctggacgtagtgttttctgtgggagaaacgtttcgtcactcatccaagtgactttttcAGTAACTATATCTATCTCTCAAATATAGTTCATAGAAATGCTGTACTCTAGGCCTAATAATAATCCCTCCATCAATTTCTCACTCTGCTCTCTCCTCACTCATGAACAGGACTCAGAGATACGACCTAAACTCGTCTACTTAGGGCAGCAACTTGTCCCATTCCTCCCTTTTCCAACTGAGAAGCATGGCCTCAGATTGTGAGGTGCCCATTCATTCCTGCCGCTTCATAATCGGCTGTGAATAATGGTCTGATGGATGCTTTGATCAGAAGCACAGATTTGCAGGGACTTAATTGTTTGAACAGATTCATTTGTCAACTCAGGCAGCGTCTCAGCTGTCGCCAGCAAAACAATGCaaaaagcacctgtttgatgtCTTTTATCACTGCACGACTTTCCTGTAgcagtttttgtcattttgttatCTTCACTGGAGCTGAATAATTGATGAAACTATTATAGAGATTCTACATGGAAAGCAGGAATCAGAGTAAGTGATGCAACTGCTGCAGATCAGGAGAGGCTGACTAAGAAAaacgaggaaaaaaaacacactggtGATTTTTTATATCCGGGGAGCACGGACAACTCTGCTTTAGGAGTATGCAGAAAAAGGTGTGTGTTTTAAGGAGGAAATtataaagaggaaaagaaaagaacacaGCACATATAAGTCTGTGCAGAGAGTGCAGCACTGACTTGATTCCGGGAAGTGGAGACTGTAAAAGCTTTTCTTTTATTGATCCcagctgagtgtgtgtgtgtgtgtgtgtgagactgagtgaaagagagtgtgtgtgtgtgtgtgtgtgtggctaatAGTCTCTTGAGTAACTGCCTATGCACTAAACCCATAGCAAGCATTTACATTTTGTTGGAtaagaaaaaaacttttatttataaatcTACTTTCCCAGCGCGGTGTTTGACATGTTTTCTCTCACcgtcttacttttttttttttttaaatatttcattaaagCCTCATCAGGCACACACTGTTGACAAAACAAACTTAATTAACTTAATTCAAACAataaacaatttttttaaatcattttttaaatacacattatagttttagttttcaCTTTCTCTGGGTTCatcatgattattattattattattattattattattattattattattattaataataataataataataatacagtttTTAAGTTTAGTTCTAACTATATTAACCTTGACCTGTGTGTGATTCagtattatttttgaaaaacttaaaaaatacaaaagttcTTCCATAAGAGTTTAAACTTTTACAGTAAATCAGCAACTGCTAAAAATCTACAAGTGATagtttaaggagcttggaaagaaaaagcgTATGGATTTTTtaggtttcttgaagacgtttcacctctcatccgagaagcttcttcaaatctaagagcaattggtggagagtcccagattttaagccctattcGAGTGTTCCCaggagggtcatggaccccctattgatcctctacctaatcacacgagcagaggtgtgaaaatgggtgtgggttacaatcagccaaggtttcggatGAACCcactgtgaaacctagccccaccctatcatgtgatttcctgaggtcaaaaggcccaggatgtgagtgggctttaaggcatctgggaagggatctcaaaactggattatagatggcagacagttggtgtcgtaagccacggcctctgttcaaagatggccgttcacagtggacagagatggcttctttcactcctctttcaaaccatctgtcttctctgtccaaaatgtgaacatcctcgaaagagtgacctttgtcctttagatgcagatgactCTCCAgcaattgctcttagaactaaTGAAGCTTCTCGATGAGAGGttaaacatcttcaagaaacctaTAAaggtccagacgcttttctgtCCAAGCTCCTTGGACTACattgacctggatgactgagaaccttcacagacttctTCTACAAGTGATACATATTCCCCTGGTTTAACTCTGATGTTACTAGAAGCCCAATCTGTTTTGCTCTCCTTCAGTTTAACTTTTTGGTCTTCTAATTTGGTCcctttcattttcattctaCAAATtcctttttacttttgttatcTTGAGCCGTTTCTGCGCTAAAGTGAAGTGCTTGTAGTTGAAGTGTATCTCCACTAGAGGTGCTCTTCTCTCCTCAGAGCTTCAGCTGGGGGTGGAGCAACACCTTCTGGGGGCAGGGCTCTGTGAGACAGACAGCGAGCTCAGCCCAGTCACAGCAGAGCTCTATGTTACCGCTGCAATGTGGGGTAATCACAATGGGCCAGAGGAAGCCAATGGGAATGAGGCGAGTCTGCTGTTAGCCAATCAGGAGAGAGGAGTGGCAGAGAGCAACAGTTCAGGGGGTAAAATATTTTTAGCTGGACATACATAACACCAACTGGTCAGCAGTGTactccaaaaaaccccaaaccaatCACTTTTGTCTAGTTGTAACACAATAATGACCTACTTTGACCTTCAAGGTCAGCTGGTTCAATGGCTTCCATGCCAACGAAATGTTGGCATAGTAAAATCGAAACCCAAAACACCATTCTCATGCCATAATCTGACTTTTTGGAGTAAACCGTTggccttacacacacacacacacacacacacacacacacacatacatataaaatgttcatttcaaGACTAAATTATAATATTATGAAGTTACCAGCAGCAAAAACCAGATTAAGTTGCATGCAAGTACTGCAGCTAAAGTGCCAGCTCATGTTtacaaaaataacaagaaaCAAAATTATATTTGCATTCACACATGGCATTACCTTTTGGACTATGGGTATACAGCCAGTGCAGACATGCTTGTGCAGTCCTCTAAAAGACCTAACATTAAATAGCCCATCAGTGATGATGCGATTTAAATTGCTAACCTGAACAGTTTCCTCTGTTTTTAACGCTCACTTCACTACAAAGTAGTTGTTTGTTATGACTTTTGTACCTTCAGGTGTAGGCATATTAAACAGCACAAACATTTGGCCAACACCAGTGACAGTACAGCGCTATAGCATGTAGACGAAGGTCTGCAAAGTTGTGTCTAGGACCAATGTACAGCCCTGCTGGTCCTTTGAGTCCATGGATCTGATGAAGAAAGTTGTGTCACTTGAACCCGTGCAGATCTAGCTATGCTTGCATGCACAGAAACTATATCAGTGTCATTTATAGTACTGCATTGAATATAATAATAGGTATGGGCCCACAGGCCAGCAGATCCATGTTATTTTCCTTTCTAAATCAGGACCCATGCATTCAGGCCTGGCCAGACACTTGTGAGCAAGCTCCCCTCCATGGTCAGGCTGAAGGGGGTTATTATCTTCTGAGCAAGGATGACCCATTATCCTCAGGAGATCCTCCAGGGGCCACAGACAGCATAGTTAGAAAAGGGGGGGATTCATGCTGAAAGCAGACCGTTGAAGTGCCTTTTTTTAATAAGACTGGCGCCTCCTGCCTTGGAGGTTTTCAGGTCACACACAGATGAGAGAAGACTCAGGTATAGCTGGAGAGATTACCTGTCCCAGGAATGCCACAGGATCCACTATGAGGAATATGAAAGTGTTGGGGAAagacatttacagtactgtgcactAAAGTACACTGAAACCGAACCTTGGATAAGCAGATGATAATGAGTGCATAGCTGCAGTGCAAACAGTTTACTGATTAGCCCAAGGACAATATTTCCATAAAACAAACTGTAATGGGATGTAGTTGCATCGAGTTTGCtcattataataataaacgaGCTCGCATTTTGCCAGtgcaaaaacatttcaaagttgTGACAGTGTGTTTGCACTCAGCTTTAAGTCTTCTCTCCTTCCTGTATATCCATGAAAGTAACTGTTGTTCAGGATTTATTAGCGGAGTTTTACTTCTGACAGCAGAGTTATGCAGACACACCAGTGTATAAATTCAAAcgacatcgatcactacagcaaAGATTCAATGCAGTACTATAAATTAAGCTCTAGTCTCTCAGCTGCCTGCTCTTATCAGCCACCGCAGCCTAGTCCTGATAAAACCACCTCCCAGCAACGCACAGCAAACAGAAAGTCAGATACGAGCAGGTGAGGAAAGCTGAACATCTAGCAGTTAAAGAGCCAGATATTTTTCTTAGCTTAGTCTATTAAAAAGGAAGAACTGCGATTGtaaactgctgctgcttttactCGAATCCCGAGTGTCCAAAACCTGCTATTTCTCTAAAATAATCACTGATGCACATACTCTAATCTTCACTGTATGCTCACATTTCCATTCTAACAGTCTGTGATTTGAAATTTGTTGAGAAGAGACTACTAACAGCACAACTCCTGTGTCTCCCTCTCTTATCTTCTTGTGGGTTTGCATGATATTCCACTTTTCTGCCTTCTTCCATCcttcctgtttctcttcctgTTTCTCAGATTTGTCATGTGACCACAAAAAGGAAGTGTCCAGTCCGGACTCTGTCTCCCGATAGCCGCCTTTCATCTCCTCGTCTCTCAGTAACCGACTTTCCCCCTCATCTTTCTCACTGGTGTTCATCACATCCTATTAACACTCTGCTTCACTCTTATGCTACACCTATATGCAGTATGATTTGATTTGGTAGCAGCTCTCACGCGCTTTCATGCGCACACACAAAGCACATAAAAGATTTTAGCTGGATGTACCAACTTTAAAAACTTTGgctgtaaaaataaagattatATTCAAGCACGTCTTTGTCCTACTTTCTCAAGACTGTTTTCAAACATACGTTTAGGGTGAAACATTTTTGCATTTGGGGTTGAGTGTGGTTTTAAGCAACAGCACATTTTTATCCTTccccaacaaaaaaacaaaaaacaaaatgtctgATGTCTTATTCCTCCTTTAAATGTGCCACATGGGATAGAGCAGAGCAGACTGAGACAACCATTAAGAGATTAAAGCATTTATATCCGCAGCGACGTGACTATCTGGAGATCAGCATCTCCACAtcactgcatttacatgtggagttgtaaaggagTGCTTGGTTTATGCAGCACGAGTCCTGGTGTTTTTAAATCCACAGACAGGATGCACTGTGAGAGGAAGTGGCTTTACTATCGTAGATGGTTAAATGCATTGTTATCTGGTGTATCTTTGAATCCTGCTTAAAACTACATCCTGTCAAAAGTGGCACAAGTTCAGGTTAGGCAgcttaaaactgaaaaattgaGTTTCCAGGTTTTCCAGAAAACCTGAAATTTTGACTcatggatggaaaaaaaaagaacaagagaaaaaaaggactttttatgtaaatatttaGCACCTTATAATAATGTCACACTATTAAGAATTATAAGGTATTATAAAAACAGGTATATCATTATGACTATGGTTATTACTAGCAGTGATGCCTTTACACGGTGTAACAGTAACAGATGGATAAAcaaatctgtatttataaatgggAATACTAAGGAGGACTATGATAACTGTATGGTAGCAAGCGCTACCAAATACTTTTGTgtgttcattatttttattttttgtcctcCAGTTAATGAGACTTAGGAGAAAAACTTGAAGGTCTTCACCAGTTACTGTGATCTCACCAGGTTAACTCTTTCCTTGCACTTCTGATTCATGGACATAATGGCAAAATTCATATTTTCCACTTTTAAAAATCTAAGAATTCCTAAGAGGTTGATGGTGGAACAAATCACTTCACCACTCACAAAAGCAGCCCTAATGTGAGGCACACACATCTCAGAGTTTCACACTTCATTTGTGTTATTAATAAACAGTCCATCGTTAGGTGGTTGCTAGGCTGTTTGTGAAGTAGTCAAATAGTTAACGTCATTACATATTGTGCATATAAAAGGCTTGTTGATATAAAGTGCATGTTACAGTCATGCAATTAAAATCATAATATGCTTTTACAAGGTGTTATAGGAGCACGAGCTacaaatgtgtaattttgggaagcatgatgatgtcatcatatGGGGTGGACGATGTACCTGTGTGCCAGATCATGTAGGAGGAGTTTACATACAGATTTTTGTATCATtgtaagactttttttttttttttttaaatgtattgacTTTTTTGGAGGCACTGACCAGCGTGTCTGTCATGTTTTCAAAACCCGGTTTCTTGGTTACTGTTGCAGAAAAAGTACGTGTCACAGATGTTTCTGATTACTACTGAAACCCAACACATTATCTACAAACTTGTGCTGACAATTCATGTTATGTGCATGACACAAATAACTATTTCAGATTCTGCCTTGACAGCAGGGTGTTTCATTATAAGCCATAATTGCAGTGTCATTATCTTTCCTGTTCTCACCTGTAGTTTGGGTTTCGTCATCTCTCTATGCTTCTCTTTTCTGCTCTGTCTCTTCACCCTCCAGTCGCAGCTGACAGCTGCCCCTCCTGATTCTGCcagaggtctcttcctgttctgGGCAAACATTTCAACTAACCATCAGCTGACCAACTTTTCTCAAAGTTTATCTTAGTTGATttacagttcaaaataaaagttgtgctGATGTCAGAGATGTGACCTTACAGCTGGCTCAGTGTCATTTAAACCACTGCCTTGATAACACTTGATATGTTATTATTCTATTGATttgagaaaaaatattttaaaatgagagAAGAGTAAAAATGCtaagaaataaacataaaagcCTGACTGAGCTCTTACTCTGATTTCAGTTTCTTGATGATGCTGACACTGTTCATTATGCAACAAATGAGGAAAGACTGTAAGGAAGCTACACGTATGAGGACACATCAAACAGAATTATCCttataaggggaaaaaaacaaacaaccccaAACAACACTAAAAGTTCTTGCTGCATTTACCGTCTGATACGTTAAGGCTGTAGTTATGTCTGGATGTTTACCTCTCATTTTCCAGTGTGGTACAGTGTTCTCCTTTAATGACTTCGAACTGCTAGAAAACTAAAAGTTGGATATTGCCCATCAAACCTCCTAAACTCTTGTACTCATGCAGCTCATGGAGGGGTCGGGTGGGAGCTTACAGGGCTCAGGAATAACTGCATAACTGgcatgaaaaaaaatagtttaaacagaaaatacaagtAAATATCAGTAAATACTTGGACACCCTTGCTTTTTTGATCCACTAAGACATTAAATATGATGTTTCTGTATCTCTACATTTGTGCTGCTGAAC
It encodes:
- the LOC102078832 gene encoding protein phosphatase 1 regulatory subunit 1C isoform X3, giving the protein MEPSSPKKIQFAVPPLQGQLDPQAAEHIRRRRPTPATLQIYRQPGTDVGDQHNASGDSQASESSQRKQSTYAPPSMKGKLESSVPEEEEEGSAQDD
- the LOC102078832 gene encoding protein phosphatase 1 regulatory subunit 1A isoform X2 produces the protein MEPSSPKKIQFAVPPLQGQLDPQAAEHIRRRRPTPATLQIYRQPGTDVGDQHNASGDSQASESSQRKQSTYAPPSMKELQLGVEQHLLGAGLCETDSELSPVTAELYVTAAMWGNHNGPEEANGNEASLLLANQERGVAESNSSGDLSCDHKKEVSSPDSVSR